One genomic window of Arthrobacter sp. KBS0703 includes the following:
- a CDS encoding sugar phosphate isomerase/epimerase, whose product MKTQDTMKTEETQMKLCCSSPMVPGTTLTEKAELLKQWGYEGIAVFQPLDTWDDKTRRELTSLQSRTGVRPVEFVLTDDVYGKAMSPNAALREQCRAMYRESAAVCAEIGAVTEIEFEYGSQNPLPLFEPFQQLNTQQHEEFLAFYREMLDLVAGSEAHILLEPINRYESRYLNQVADNIRIIDDVAHPNAGLLPDLFHMSIEEADPAQALRDAGDRTVHVHLGDSNRLLPGHGHLNWPEIFAALRDVGYDGYLNLECSTMGDASTTLPATANYLRKLVEA is encoded by the coding sequence ATGAAAACGCAGGACACGATGAAAACGGAGGAGACACAGATGAAGTTGTGCTGTTCGTCCCCCATGGTGCCGGGGACAACACTGACCGAGAAGGCTGAACTGCTCAAGCAGTGGGGCTACGAGGGGATCGCAGTGTTTCAGCCGCTCGATACCTGGGATGACAAGACCCGACGTGAGCTGACCTCGCTGCAGAGCCGCACCGGTGTTCGGCCGGTGGAATTCGTACTGACGGACGATGTCTACGGTAAGGCCATGTCCCCGAACGCGGCGCTCAGAGAGCAGTGCCGGGCAATGTACCGGGAATCGGCAGCGGTCTGCGCCGAGATCGGAGCTGTCACCGAGATCGAATTCGAATACGGCTCGCAGAACCCGCTGCCGCTCTTCGAACCTTTCCAGCAGCTGAACACCCAGCAGCACGAGGAGTTCCTCGCTTTCTACCGAGAGATGCTGGACCTCGTGGCCGGATCGGAGGCACACATCCTGCTGGAGCCAATCAACCGGTACGAGAGCCGGTACCTGAACCAGGTGGCAGACAACATCAGGATCATCGATGACGTAGCGCACCCCAACGCCGGTCTGCTGCCTGACCTGTTCCACATGTCGATCGAGGAAGCCGACCCGGCGCAGGCGCTGCGTGATGCCGGAGACCGGACCGTCCATGTGCATCTCGGGGACAGCAACCGCCTGCTGCCAGGCCACGGTCACCTCAACTGGCCAGAGATCTTCGCGGCGCTACGCGACGTGGGCTATGACGGATACCTCAACCTCGAATGCTCAACCATGGGTGACGCATCGACGACGCTGCCCGCGACCGCAAACTATCTCCGGAAACTTGTCGA
- a CDS encoding L-fuculokinase: MLVYAVDVGTTNLKVVLYDDQLRRLGTASAPAVYARDGVRVEFDPEQLFDTVLDLIGQCAANCDDVARHEAVIAITGQAESLVINDRRGTPVRPGMSWLDDRAVAEAAELAERFGTDYAFAVTGQPFPSATWPAAKLRWLGRHEPATLDSARSVLMIKDDLVRRFTGIAVGEITTRGFTYFWDVPNGMYWHEMLDFCSIPGGSLPEVVPAGTEVGQVSEDVVTRLPGASGYRVNVGALDHFCAMAGTGSYAAGIVSESAGTVLSLSLLDHEWSFDADRKVSFHSGLRPGDTVLFSGVDGGGAALEWFRGHGLAGMSYDELEQRLGSREYREPPIFLPYLTGVNPPDYFPDAKGAFLNLDLGHDQIDMAFAVEEGIAHLLRRNVEYLSPEPAHGMVSTGGGAASAFWNQLKADVCGVDVLVPDEHEATCRGAAVLALVAGGKLNRLEDANQLHAPATVRYRPSQTETRQARYRLFADYLRRLYQS, from the coding sequence GTGCTGGTTTATGCAGTGGACGTCGGCACCACCAACCTGAAGGTGGTGCTCTACGACGACCAGCTGCGCCGGCTTGGGACCGCTTCGGCGCCCGCCGTGTACGCTCGTGACGGCGTTCGGGTCGAGTTCGATCCCGAACAGCTGTTCGACACCGTGCTCGATCTGATCGGCCAGTGCGCGGCGAACTGCGACGATGTTGCCCGACACGAGGCCGTCATTGCCATCACCGGGCAAGCTGAGTCGCTCGTGATCAACGACCGGAGGGGCACGCCCGTGCGTCCGGGGATGTCCTGGCTTGACGATCGTGCGGTGGCCGAAGCAGCCGAACTCGCCGAACGGTTCGGGACTGATTACGCGTTCGCGGTCACGGGTCAACCCTTCCCATCTGCGACCTGGCCGGCCGCGAAGCTGCGCTGGCTTGGGCGGCACGAGCCAGCGACGCTCGACTCCGCTCGATCGGTGCTCATGATCAAGGACGACTTGGTCAGGCGTTTTACCGGGATCGCCGTCGGAGAGATCACTACTCGTGGTTTCACCTACTTCTGGGACGTGCCGAACGGCATGTACTGGCACGAGATGCTTGATTTCTGCTCGATTCCAGGCGGCTCTCTCCCGGAGGTGGTACCGGCCGGGACTGAGGTGGGCCAGGTTTCCGAGGACGTCGTGACCCGGCTGCCGGGCGCGAGCGGGTACCGTGTCAACGTGGGGGCGCTCGATCATTTCTGCGCCATGGCCGGCACGGGTTCCTATGCAGCTGGCATCGTCAGCGAGTCCGCAGGGACGGTTCTTTCCCTCTCTCTGCTCGATCACGAGTGGTCGTTCGACGCGGACCGGAAAGTTTCCTTCCATTCTGGCCTCCGCCCCGGTGACACGGTCCTGTTCAGCGGCGTCGACGGTGGCGGGGCAGCCTTGGAATGGTTCCGAGGCCATGGCCTCGCCGGCATGTCCTACGACGAGCTCGAGCAGCGGCTCGGATCCCGGGAATACCGCGAACCGCCAATCTTCCTGCCCTATCTCACCGGGGTAAACCCACCGGACTACTTCCCGGACGCCAAGGGCGCGTTCCTGAATCTCGACCTCGGCCATGACCAGATCGACATGGCCTTCGCTGTCGAGGAAGGAATCGCGCACCTGCTCCGGCGCAATGTCGAGTACCTCTCGCCTGAGCCCGCACACGGGATGGTCTCGACAGGCGGGGGTGCCGCTTCCGCGTTCTGGAACCAGCTCAAGGCGGACGTCTGCGGAGTGGACGTGCTCGTCCCGGACGAGCACGAGGCAACGTGCCGCGGCGCCGCAGTGCTGGCCCTTGTCGCCGGCGGAAAGCTCAACCGGCTCGAGGACGCGAACCAGCTGCATGCACCCGCCACGGTCCGGTACCGGCCGTCCCAAACGGAAACACGGCAGGCACGTTACCGGCTCTTCGCAGACTATCTGCGCCGCCTTTACCAAAGCTGA
- a CDS encoding secondary thiamine-phosphate synthase enzyme YjbQ, with amino-acid sequence MASQSRSITLETPARQEFFDVTSQLEDFVRDSGVSDGIAIAYSPHTSCCVVIQEESEDTTYYGTQLLLQDTLNVFAKIAPTTRHEGQYLHPGPIHIRNAGELRSELPEWGLNTDGHIISSILGRSEVIPIVEGELVLGEFGRVYFGDLDSVRARTRTVHFQILGS; translated from the coding sequence ATGGCCAGTCAGAGCCGATCGATCACCCTTGAAACTCCCGCACGGCAGGAGTTCTTCGATGTGACGTCCCAGCTAGAGGACTTCGTTCGGGACAGCGGGGTGTCCGATGGGATCGCGATCGCCTATTCACCACACACCAGCTGCTGCGTGGTGATACAGGAGGAGTCCGAAGACACCACTTACTACGGCACTCAGCTGCTCCTGCAGGACACTTTGAACGTGTTCGCCAAGATCGCGCCGACGACGCGACATGAGGGGCAGTACCTTCACCCGGGGCCGATCCACATCCGAAATGCCGGCGAACTGCGCAGCGAGTTGCCGGAATGGGGGCTCAACACCGATGGGCATATCATCTCCTCAATCCTCGGCCGTTCAGAGGTCATCCCGATCGTCGAGGGAGAGCTTGTGCTCGGAGAGTTTGGGCGCGTGTACTTCGGGGACCTCGACTCTGTTCGGGCGCGTACACGCACGGTGCACTTCCAGATTCTGGGCAGCTGA
- a CDS encoding LysR family transcriptional regulator: protein MRSLPDVSLRLLRYFEVLGSELNYRRAAEKLFITQPALSGAIQQLERAIGDRLFDRDTRSVALTKLGRDWLPYVRKALAEVDLAREAVAMLVDHAHVRIGYLIGTGADLLFQLLDGADRAFPDITIETVEYDFSDPSAGLASGATDIALLRPPVDVPGLEMAVVAEESWVACLPRSHRLANRSELRIEELLDEPIIVAPQSAGRWRDYWLAADARQGKPPIVAAEAATYEAETTMVARGVGLSFTTSSMVRLYDRPGIKFVPIIDRPTSFTAVAWRPERLSTAMRPLVQHMLGRLVPRKSA, encoded by the coding sequence ATGCGGTCCTTACCCGACGTGAGCCTGCGGCTGCTGCGGTACTTCGAGGTACTGGGCAGCGAGCTGAACTACCGGCGCGCGGCCGAGAAACTGTTCATCACGCAGCCGGCCCTGTCCGGGGCAATCCAGCAGCTCGAGCGGGCCATCGGTGATCGCCTGTTTGACCGTGATACTCGTTCGGTTGCTCTCACGAAGCTCGGGCGAGACTGGCTGCCCTATGTGCGGAAGGCCCTCGCTGAAGTTGACCTGGCACGCGAGGCTGTGGCGATGCTCGTCGACCATGCGCACGTGCGCATCGGCTATCTGATCGGCACCGGCGCAGATCTACTGTTCCAGCTCCTCGATGGGGCAGATCGTGCCTTCCCCGATATCACCATCGAAACCGTCGAGTACGACTTCTCTGATCCAAGCGCCGGGCTCGCATCCGGAGCCACGGACATTGCCCTGCTACGACCACCCGTCGACGTACCGGGCCTGGAGATGGCGGTTGTCGCCGAAGAGTCCTGGGTCGCATGCCTTCCACGCTCTCACCGCCTGGCGAACAGGTCCGAGCTACGCATCGAAGAGCTCCTGGATGAACCAATCATCGTGGCACCGCAATCCGCAGGACGCTGGCGCGACTACTGGCTCGCTGCGGACGCACGCCAAGGCAAGCCCCCAATAGTTGCGGCCGAGGCCGCAACATACGAAGCGGAAACCACGATGGTAGCCCGCGGAGTCGGACTGAGCTTCACGACGTCCTCAATGGTTCGTTTGTACGATCGGCCGGGTATTAAGTTCGTTCCGATCATCGACAGACCAACCAGCTTCACCGCGGTCGCCTGGCGCCCGGAGCGTCTTTCAACGGCCATGCGCCCATTGGTGCAGCACATGCTCGGCCGACTGGTTCCCCGAAAGTCCGCCTGA